Proteins found in one Candidatus Omnitrophota bacterium genomic segment:
- the nrdR gene encoding transcriptional regulator NrdR: protein MKCPFCGNIEDKVIDSRISAEGDSIRRRRECLKCQKRFTTYERLEEHPMMVIKKDGRREPFDRKKLLSGILKACEKRPVPMDKAEGMVDEVERIIQRNYEKEVSSTAIGEFVMKQLHDLDEVAYVRFASVYRQFKDINQFMKELSGLLKEGQKPDEKNRY, encoded by the coding sequence ATGAAATGCCCATTTTGCGGTAACATAGAAGATAAAGTGATAGATTCCCGCATCTCGGCCGAAGGCGACTCTATCAGGCGCAGGCGCGAGTGCCTCAAATGCCAGAAGAGGTTCACGACATATGAGCGGCTCGAAGAGCATCCCATGATGGTGATAAAGAAGGACGGGAGGCGCGAACCGTTCGACCGCAAGAAGCTCCTCTCAGGGATACTCAAGGCCTGCGAGAAACGCCCCGTCCCCATGGATAAGGCCGAGGGGATGGTAGACGAAGTCGAGAGGATCATCCAGCGCAACTACGAAAAGGAAGTCTCCTCTACGGCGATAGGTGAATTCGTCATGAAACAACTCCACGACCTCGACGAGGTCGCCTACGTCAGGTTCGCTTCGGTCTACCGCCAGTTCAAGGATATAAACCAGTTCATGAAGGAGCTCTCAGGCTTGCTCAAGGAAGGGCAGAAGCCCGACGAGAAGAACAGGTATTGA
- a CDS encoding L-threonylcarbamoyladenylate synthase codes for MTEVLRVNASKPEAAKIKKAAAELKKGGLVVFPTETVYGLGANLLDKKAIKKIYEIKKRPKNKPLTVHVADTASVRKITGKIPAGAERLIKKYWPGPLTIILRDSRGKKTGFRMPDNKIAFGLIKKAGVPVVAPSANISGNKPPTSAAEVLRDLDGKVDIVIDGGKTAIGIESTVVDMTGRRPKVLREGAIPKAEIERI; via the coding sequence ATGACGGAAGTCCTGCGTGTCAACGCTTCGAAACCCGAAGCGGCGAAGATAAAGAAGGCGGCCGCGGAGCTTAAAAAGGGAGGGTTGGTGGTTTTCCCGACCGAGACTGTATATGGCCTCGGCGCGAACCTCCTCGATAAAAAGGCGATAAAGAAAATATATGAAATAAAGAAGCGCCCGAAGAACAAGCCGCTTACGGTGCACGTAGCCGATACGGCCTCGGTCAGGAAGATAACCGGAAAGATACCGGCCGGCGCGGAGAGATTAATAAAAAAGTATTGGCCGGGCCCGTTGACGATAATATTGAGGGACAGCCGCGGAAAAAAAACCGGTTTCAGGATGCCGGACAATAAGATCGCCTTCGGCCTGATAAAAAAAGCAGGCGTCCCGGTCGTCGCGCCCAGCGCGAACATATCGGGTAATAAACCGCCGACGAGCGCCGCGGAAGTATTACGCGACCTCGACGGGAAGGTCGATATCGTAATTGACGGCGGCAAGACGGCGATCGGCATCGAGTCTACGGTCGTAGACATGACCGGCCGCAGGCCCAAGGTATTGCGCGAAGGCGCGATACCGAAAGCGGAGATCGAGCGGATATGA
- a CDS encoding low molecular weight protein arginine phosphatase, with the protein MIKSVLMVCTGNSCRSVMAEGLFKKWLKDHGCGDVRVASAGIATIPGMMASSNAIDVMKREHVDVSSHRAQSVSGRLIGEYDLILCMEPVHVAAVTGILPEAEGKTHLLLDYAYSGDSEKPKNLRVVDPIGKPKEVYESVLMTLKDAIEKLGRKICG; encoded by the coding sequence ATGATAAAATCCGTATTGATGGTATGCACCGGCAATTCATGCCGCAGCGTCATGGCCGAGGGGCTTTTTAAAAAATGGCTCAAAGACCACGGCTGCGGCGATGTCAGAGTCGCCTCGGCCGGGATAGCGACGATCCCCGGGATGATGGCAAGCTCGAACGCGATAGACGTGATGAAGAGGGAGCATGTGGACGTATCGTCCCACCGGGCGCAGTCCGTCTCCGGCCGCTTGATAGGGGAATACGACCTGATCCTATGCATGGAGCCGGTGCACGTGGCGGCGGTTACCGGGATTTTGCCCGAAGCCGAGGGCAAGACGCACCTGCTTTTGGATTACGCCTATAGCGGCGACAGCGAGAAACCCAAAAACCTCAGGGTCGTCGACCCGATCGGGAAACCGAAAGAGGTCTATGAATCGGTCCTTATGACCTTAAAAGACGCGATAGAAAAGTTAGGGAGGAAGATATGCGGATAG
- the glyA gene encoding serine hydroxymethyltransferase — translation MKNLKRVDPEIYEAIINETRREEENIELIASENFVSRAVLEAQGSVLTNKYAEGYPAARWYGGCEHIDAAEKLAIERAKELFKAEHANVQPHCGSSANMAVYFSALNMGDTVMALDLACGGHLTHGHKANFSGKYFNIVPYMVDRKTEMLDYDEIEKSALQCKPKMILAGASNYSRSIDFKRFRQICDKVGAFLMVDMAHFAGLVAAGIHPDPVPYAEFVTTTTHKTLRGPRGGMILCKKEFARKIDSMVFPGIQGGPLMHVIAAKAVSFKEALKPEFKDYQNQILKNARALASEFQKRGYRIVSGGTDNHLFSLDLNSKVLSSAEDKGLNGKDAQEALDKAGITVNKNTIPYDPNPPAKPSGVRIGVPAVTTRGMKEKEMEEIAGLIDEVLSNITDAAAAGRVKEKVRAMVKRFPLYRDLLNEA, via the coding sequence ATGAAGAATCTCAAGAGGGTGGATCCGGAGATCTACGAGGCGATAATAAACGAGACGCGCCGCGAGGAGGAGAATATAGAGCTCATCGCGAGCGAGAATTTCGTAAGCCGCGCTGTCCTTGAGGCGCAGGGCTCGGTCCTTACGAACAAATACGCCGAGGGCTATCCGGCCGCGCGGTGGTACGGCGGCTGTGAGCATATAGACGCCGCGGAAAAACTTGCCATCGAGCGCGCGAAGGAATTGTTCAAGGCCGAACACGCCAACGTCCAGCCGCACTGCGGTTCGTCGGCGAACATGGCCGTATATTTTTCGGCGCTTAACATGGGTGATACGGTCATGGCCCTCGACCTCGCTTGCGGAGGCCATCTCACCCACGGCCACAAGGCGAATTTCTCCGGCAAGTATTTTAACATCGTCCCTTATATGGTCGACCGCAAGACCGAGATGCTCGACTACGACGAGATAGAAAAGTCGGCCCTCCAATGCAAGCCGAAGATGATACTCGCCGGCGCCTCGAATTATTCACGCTCGATAGATTTCAAGAGGTTCCGCCAGATATGCGACAAAGTGGGCGCGTTTCTCATGGTCGATATGGCCCATTTCGCCGGTCTTGTCGCCGCAGGCATACATCCGGACCCGGTCCCTTACGCCGAATTCGTGACTACCACGACGCACAAGACCCTGCGCGGCCCGCGCGGGGGCATGATCTTATGCAAAAAAGAGTTCGCGAGAAAGATCGATTCGATGGTCTTCCCCGGCATCCAGGGCGGGCCGTTGATGCATGTCATCGCGGCGAAAGCGGTTTCATTCAAAGAGGCGTTGAAGCCTGAATTCAAGGACTACCAGAACCAGATATTGAAAAATGCGCGCGCGCTGGCGTCCGAATTCCAGAAACGCGGCTATAGGATTGTCTCGGGCGGGACAGACAACCACTTATTCTCGCTGGACCTCAACAGCAAAGTCCTCAGCTCTGCTGAGGATAAAGGCCTGAACGGCAAGGACGCCCAGGAAGCCCTCGACAAGGCCGGCATAACCGTGAACAAAAATACGATCCCTTACGACCCGAATCCCCCGGCGAAACCGAGCGGGGTAAGGATAGGCGTTCCCGCCGTCACTACGCGCGGCATGAAAGAGAAAGAGATGGAGGAGATAGCCGGGCTCATCGACGAGGTTTTAAGCAATATCACAGATGCGGCGGCCGCAGGCCGCGTAAAGGAAAAAGTGCGCGCAATGGTAAAGAGATTCCCGCTCTATCGCGACCTTTTGAATGAGGCTTAA
- the amrS gene encoding AmmeMemoRadiSam system radical SAM enzyme: protein MKEALYWEKTDGSVHCLLCPHDCKIVNGITGVCGVRQNIDGKLYTLVYGETTSASLDPIEKKPLYHYHPGEFIFSLGTKGCNFKCPFCQNWAISQDLDAPTRNITSQWVIDKARECKSFGIAYTYNEPFIWYEFVLETAKLAKKEGLENVLVTNGFVNPGPLEEMLPFIGAMNIDLKSIDDEFYRKYCKGSLGPVLHTIKRSAEACHVELTNLVIPGLNDSEENFNRLTDWIYDNVGADVPLHFSRYFPCYKLDRPITSKETLEKAYKIAKKKLRNVYLGNI, encoded by the coding sequence TTGAAAGAAGCGCTTTACTGGGAAAAGACGGATGGCTCGGTCCACTGCCTGCTTTGCCCCCACGATTGCAAGATCGTAAACGGCATCACCGGGGTCTGCGGCGTACGGCAGAATATCGACGGTAAGCTCTATACTCTCGTCTACGGCGAAACGACTTCAGCGTCGCTTGATCCCATCGAGAAGAAGCCCCTCTACCATTACCATCCCGGCGAATTCATATTCTCGCTCGGGACCAAAGGCTGCAACTTCAAATGCCCGTTCTGCCAGAATTGGGCGATATCGCAGGACCTCGATGCGCCGACCCGGAATATAACTTCGCAATGGGTGATAGATAAGGCCAGGGAATGCAAATCGTTCGGCATCGCCTATACCTATAACGAGCCGTTCATATGGTACGAGTTCGTCCTCGAGACCGCGAAACTCGCGAAAAAAGAAGGCCTCGAGAACGTCCTGGTAACGAATGGTTTTGTAAATCCGGGACCGCTGGAGGAGATGCTCCCGTTCATCGGCGCGATGAACATAGACCTCAAGTCCATCGACGACGAATTCTACAGGAAATACTGCAAGGGCAGCCTCGGGCCCGTCCTGCACACGATAAAGAGGTCGGCCGAGGCGTGCCATGTGGAACTGACCAACCTGGTCATACCCGGGCTGAACGATTCCGAAGAGAATTTCAACCGTCTCACGGATTGGATATATGATAATGTCGGCGCGGATGTGCCGCTGCATTTTTCGAGGTATTTCCCGTGCTACAAGCTCGACCGGCCCATCACCTCGAAGGAGACACTCGAGAAGGCTTATAAGATAGCGAAAAAGAAATTAAGGAACGTCTATCTCGGGAATATTTAG
- the purM gene encoding phosphoribosylformylglycinamidine cyclo-ligase, with amino-acid sequence MGLTYKKAGVDVREGSRFVEAIKKYTKSTARKGADCRLGGFGGLFDLKAAGYKDPVLVSSTDGVGTKLKIAFLAGKHDTVGIDMVAMNVNDILTSGAEPLFFLDYIATGKIDKKVLTDVMKGIAEGCRQAGCALIGGETAEMPAFYKEGEYDLAGFCVGAVERKGIVDSSKIKAGDIAIGLASNGLHSNGYSLVRKVFSRAEQKALSKELLRPTRIYVKPILELKKKAEIKGIAHITGGAYFEKLPRIVPKDKTLVIEKGSWVVPEIFRRIQRKGKIDEIEMFRTFNMGLGMIIVIDPKDYGTAKKIFDKWKIDSWIVGSVDNGKAKSRAKRGGKVRIICGF; translated from the coding sequence ATGGGCCTTACATACAAAAAAGCCGGCGTCGATGTGCGCGAAGGAAGCCGTTTTGTCGAGGCGATAAAGAAATATACGAAGTCGACGGCGCGCAAGGGCGCGGACTGCAGGCTCGGCGGGTTCGGCGGGCTCTTTGATCTCAAGGCGGCCGGATATAAGGACCCGGTGCTCGTCTCATCCACCGACGGGGTCGGCACGAAATTAAAGATCGCATTCCTGGCGGGCAAGCATGATACCGTCGGCATTGATATGGTCGCGATGAACGTCAATGACATCCTGACCTCGGGCGCCGAACCGCTCTTCTTCCTTGATTATATCGCTACCGGAAAGATAGATAAAAAAGTCCTGACCGATGTCATGAAGGGCATCGCCGAGGGATGCAGGCAGGCGGGTTGCGCGTTGATAGGCGGCGAGACCGCGGAGATGCCGGCGTTCTATAAAGAAGGCGAATATGACCTCGCCGGATTTTGCGTCGGGGCGGTCGAGAGGAAGGGGATAGTCGACAGTTCGAAGATAAAGGCCGGCGATATCGCGATAGGGCTTGCCTCGAACGGCCTGCATTCGAACGGGTATTCATTGGTCAGGAAAGTATTTTCACGGGCCGAGCAGAAGGCCCTTTCAAAAGAGCTGCTCCGTCCGACGAGGATATATGTCAAGCCCATATTGGAACTGAAGAAAAAAGCGGAGATAAAAGGCATCGCGCATATAACCGGCGGCGCCTATTTCGAGAAATTGCCGCGCATCGTTCCTAAGGACAAGACCCTTGTCATCGAGAAAGGCTCATGGGTAGTCCCGGAGATATTCAGGAGAATACAGCGGAAGGGAAAGATAGACGAGATAGAGATGTTCCGCACCTTCAATATGGGCCTTGGGATGATAATCGTGATCGACCCGAAAGATTACGGGACCGCTAAAAAGATATTTGATAAATGGAAGATAGATTCGTGGATCGTCGGTTCGGTGGATAACGGGAAGGCAAAGTCCCGCGCGAAGCGAGGGGGCAAAGTAAGGATAATATGCGGGTTTTAG
- the purF gene encoding amidophosphoribosyltransferase, producing MGDKIKHHCGLFGVYGHKDAARLTYLGLYALQHRGEESAGIASFDGETHLHKGMGLVPEVFNEGVLAGLKGDVAIGHVRYSTTGSTTLKNAQPVVVDYSRGTVAVGHNGNLVNGARLRDELEARGSIFQTTLDSEIIIHLLARPEHKNFEEGLVYTLKQLKGAFSLVIMKEDMLVGVRDPHGWRPLCLGKLGDAYVLASETTALDLIEAEFVREIEPGEVLYITKKGLRSTKPFGESKRISHCIFEHVYFARPDSFIFGESVHLVRQRLGHKLANEHPVDADLIIPVPDSGTPAALGLSHESGIPIEMGIIRNHYIGRTFIQPLQHIRDFSVKIKLNPIKALLKDKKVIVVDDSIVRGTTSRARIKKLYDAGAKEVHMRISCPPIKHPCFYGIDFPTKKELIAATHSIEEIRKFLGVTTLGYLSVEGLLSCVSCPGNYCTACYTGDYPVPFGGEANKFATEHKGY from the coding sequence ATGGGCGATAAGATCAAGCACCACTGCGGACTGTTCGGCGTCTACGGGCACAAGGACGCGGCGCGGCTTACATATCTCGGACTGTATGCGCTTCAGCACCGCGGGGAGGAGTCGGCAGGTATAGCGTCTTTCGACGGCGAAACGCATTTACACAAAGGGATGGGCCTGGTCCCGGAAGTCTTCAACGAAGGGGTCCTGGCCGGACTGAAAGGCGACGTCGCGATAGGCCATGTCAGGTATTCGACCACCGGGTCTACGACGCTGAAGAACGCGCAGCCGGTCGTGGTTGATTATTCCCGCGGCACAGTGGCTGTCGGCCACAACGGCAACCTCGTCAACGGCGCGCGCTTGCGCGACGAGCTCGAAGCCCGCGGCTCGATATTCCAGACGACTCTCGATTCGGAGATAATAATACACCTGTTGGCGCGGCCCGAGCACAAAAATTTCGAAGAAGGGCTTGTCTATACGCTCAAGCAGCTGAAAGGCGCCTTCTCGCTCGTAATAATGAAGGAGGATATGCTCGTCGGGGTCCGCGACCCGCATGGATGGAGGCCGCTCTGCCTGGGGAAACTCGGCGACGCATACGTATTGGCCAGCGAGACGACGGCGCTCGACCTTATCGAGGCGGAATTCGTCCGCGAGATCGAGCCGGGAGAGGTCTTGTATATCACGAAGAAAGGCCTGCGTTCGACCAAGCCGTTCGGCGAGAGCAAGAGGATCTCGCATTGCATATTCGAGCATGTTTATTTCGCGAGGCCGGATTCTTTCATATTCGGCGAGTCGGTCCACCTGGTAAGGCAGAGGCTCGGCCACAAGCTCGCGAATGAGCATCCGGTCGATGCCGATCTCATCATCCCGGTGCCTGACTCGGGCACGCCGGCCGCGCTCGGCCTTTCGCACGAGTCGGGAATACCGATCGAGATGGGCATAATAAGGAACCATTACATCGGCAGGACATTCATCCAGCCGCTGCAGCATATACGCGATTTCAGCGTAAAGATAAAATTGAACCCGATAAAGGCGCTCCTGAAGGACAAGAAGGTGATCGTCGTCGACGATTCGATCGTCCGCGGGACGACCTCCCGCGCGAGGATCAAGAAACTTTATGACGCGGGCGCCAAGGAAGTCCATATGAGGATATCTTGCCCCCCGATAAAACACCCGTGTTTTTACGGCATAGATTTTCCGACCAAGAAAGAACTGATAGCGGCGACGCATTCGATAGAGGAGATAAGGAAGTTTTTGGGCGTCACGACGCTCGGATATCTTTCGGTCGAGGGGTTATTAAGCTGCGTCTCATGCCCGGGCAATTACTGCACCGCATGTTATACAGGGGACTATCCGGTGCCTTTCGGCGGCGAGGCGAATAAGTTCGCCACAGAGCATAAGGGGTATTGA
- the gdhA gene encoding NADP-specific glutamate dehydrogenase — protein sequence MAAKKIEDFMSKVMERDPAQPEFYQAVQEVAESVWDYIGDNPRYQEEKILERMVEPERVFMFRVPWTDDKGNIQINRGFRIQMNSAIGPYKGGLRFHPSVNLSILKFLAFEQVFKNALTTLPMGGGKGGSDFDPKGKSDAEVMRFCQSFMTELQMHIGPDTDVPAGDIGVGGREIGFLFGQYKRLRNEFTGVLTGKGLRWGGSLVRPEATGYGCVYFVEEMMKTKGQSLKGKTCAVSGAGNVAQYTVEKLIDLGAKVVTLSDSNGFIYDEGGIDKKELSCVLDLKNVRRGRIKECAKEFKCKYFDNQRPWGIKCDVAFPSATQNEISGEDAKMLVKNGCIAIGEGANMPTTPEGIKVFQKAKILYAPGKASNAGGVATSGLEMSQNSMRLSWSREEVDNKLHDIMIAIHEQCVRYGKEGSYINYVKGANIAGFVKVADAMIDQGLV from the coding sequence ATGGCAGCAAAGAAGATCGAAGATTTCATGTCGAAAGTCATGGAGAGGGATCCTGCGCAGCCCGAATTCTACCAGGCGGTGCAGGAAGTCGCGGAATCTGTGTGGGATTATATCGGCGACAATCCCAGGTACCAGGAAGAGAAGATACTTGAGAGGATGGTCGAGCCGGAGCGGGTCTTTATGTTCAGGGTCCCCTGGACAGACGACAAGGGCAACATCCAGATAAACCGCGGTTTCCGTATACAGATGAACAGCGCGATAGGCCCGTATAAAGGCGGCCTTCGTTTCCATCCCAGCGTAAACCTGAGCATACTGAAATTCCTCGCTTTCGAACAGGTATTCAAGAACGCGCTTACGACGCTTCCCATGGGCGGCGGAAAAGGCGGCTCGGATTTCGACCCTAAGGGAAAGTCTGACGCCGAGGTGATGAGGTTCTGCCAGAGTTTCATGACAGAACTCCAGATGCATATCGGCCCGGACACGGACGTGCCGGCCGGCGACATAGGGGTAGGCGGCCGCGAGATAGGGTTCTTGTTCGGCCAGTACAAGAGATTGCGCAACGAGTTCACCGGCGTATTGACAGGCAAGGGCCTGAGATGGGGCGGAAGCCTCGTAAGGCCGGAAGCGACCGGTTACGGCTGCGTATATTTTGTCGAAGAGATGATGAAGACGAAGGGCCAGAGCCTCAAGGGCAAGACCTGCGCGGTATCCGGCGCCGGTAATGTCGCCCAGTATACCGTCGAGAAGCTCATCGATCTCGGGGCGAAAGTGGTCACGCTTTCGGACTCGAACGGCTTCATATACGACGAAGGCGGCATCGACAAGAAGGAATTGAGCTGCGTCCTCGACCTTAAGAACGTACGCCGCGGCAGGATCAAGGAATGCGCGAAAGAGTTCAAGTGCAAATATTTCGATAACCAGCGCCCGTGGGGCATCAAGTGCGATGTCGCTTTCCCGAGCGCCACACAGAACGAGATATCCGGCGAAGACGCGAAGATGCTGGTCAAGAACGGGTGCATCGCCATAGGCGAAGGCGCCAATATGCCGACTACGCCTGAGGGCATCAAGGTATTCCAGAAGGCGAAGATCCTCTACGCGCCCGGAAAGGCCTCGAACGCCGGCGGCGTCGCCACATCCGGACTCGAGATGTCCCAGAACAGCATGAGGCTGTCATGGTCGCGCGAAGAGGTCGACAACAAACTGCACGATATAATGATCGCCATACATGAACAGTGCGTCAGGTACGGCAAGGAAGGCAGTTACATAAACTATGTCAAGGGCGCTAACATAGCCGGTTTCGTGAAAGTAGCCGACGCTATGATAGACCAGGGCTTGGTTTAA
- the purD gene encoding phosphoribosylamine--glycine ligase — translation MRVLVVGSGGREHALAWKIRQSPLVDKVFCAPGNGGISQIAECVDIKADDIAALTAFASRNKMDLTVVGPEAPLSGGIVDKFCANGLRVFGPSKEAARLESSKVFMKELAKKYGIPTAKFEVFTDSDAAKKYIKGFKGRFVVKADGLAAGKGVVVCSEKEEGIAAVEAMMERKIFKDAGKKVVIEECLEGEEASIIVVTDGKDAVPLASAQDHKRIFDGDKGPNTGGMGAYSPAPVVPEAMMDAVMKDIIKPAIEGLRKEGIKYTGALYAGLMIDGSGPKLLEFNCRFGDPETQAILPRLKSDFVELIEASVDDEIDIALLEWDERPCVSVVLSSGGYPGEYKTGFEIEGLDALEKMKDVHIFHAGTKISDGKIVTAGGRVLSVTALGPDIQEAIARCYNAVNFIEFEGMHFRRDIGYRALNRR, via the coding sequence ATGCGGGTTTTAGTGGTCGGTTCGGGCGGGAGGGAGCACGCGCTCGCCTGGAAGATAAGGCAGTCGCCGCTGGTCGACAAGGTATTCTGCGCGCCGGGGAACGGCGGGATATCGCAGATCGCCGAATGCGTAGATATAAAAGCCGATGACATAGCCGCCCTGACAGCTTTCGCCTCGAGGAATAAAATGGACCTTACCGTCGTCGGGCCTGAGGCGCCGCTCTCCGGCGGTATAGTGGATAAATTCTGCGCGAACGGCCTCAGGGTATTCGGTCCGTCAAAGGAGGCCGCGCGGCTCGAGTCGAGCAAGGTCTTCATGAAAGAGCTCGCGAAAAAATACGGCATCCCGACCGCGAAATTCGAGGTCTTCACCGACAGCGATGCCGCGAAAAAATATATAAAAGGATTTAAGGGCAGGTTTGTCGTGAAAGCGGACGGGCTCGCCGCAGGAAAAGGCGTAGTCGTCTGTTCCGAAAAAGAAGAGGGGATCGCCGCTGTAGAGGCGATGATGGAACGTAAGATATTCAAGGACGCGGGAAAAAAAGTGGTGATCGAGGAATGCCTCGAAGGCGAAGAGGCGTCTATCATAGTCGTCACTGACGGGAAAGATGCCGTCCCCCTCGCCTCGGCGCAGGACCACAAGAGGATATTTGACGGGGACAAAGGCCCGAATACCGGCGGTATGGGCGCGTATTCGCCCGCGCCTGTCGTCCCGGAAGCGATGATGGATGCGGTGATGAAAGATATAATCAAGCCTGCGATAGAGGGGCTGCGCAAAGAGGGAATAAAATATACCGGCGCCCTGTACGCGGGGCTGATGATAGACGGTTCCGGGCCGAAGCTGCTCGAGTTCAACTGCAGGTTCGGAGACCCCGAGACCCAGGCGATACTTCCCCGCTTAAAAAGCGATTTCGTCGAATTGATCGAGGCCTCGGTGGACGATGAGATAGATATCGCCCTGCTCGAGTGGGACGAGAGGCCGTGCGTCTCGGTAGTGCTCTCTTCGGGCGGGTATCCGGGGGAATATAAGACGGGTTTCGAGATCGAGGGGCTGGATGCCTTGGAAAAAATGAAAGATGTCCACATCTTTCATGCCGGCACGAAGATATCCGACGGGAAGATCGTGACCGCGGGCGGCCGGGTCCTTAGCGTGACGGCGCTCGGCCCGGACATACAAGAGGCGATAGCGAGGTGTTATAACGCCGTAAATTTCATAGAGTTCGAGGGGATGCATTTCAGAAGGGATATAGGCTACAGGGCGCTAAACAGGAGATAA
- the rpiB gene encoding ribose 5-phosphate isomerase B, translating to MRIAVGADHGGYDLKNKVIKYLKSKGYEIKDFGCYTPESCDYPKYGFLVAEAVGKKKFARGILICKSGIGMSIVANKARGVRAALVYNIEDARSSREHNDANVIVFGSRSMNNYKVKKILDVWLSTRRLGGRHLRRVKQISDLEACK from the coding sequence ATGCGGATAGCTGTCGGCGCCGACCACGGCGGTTACGACCTTAAAAACAAGGTCATAAAATACCTAAAGTCGAAAGGCTATGAGATAAAGGATTTCGGGTGCTATACGCCGGAATCGTGCGATTATCCCAAATACGGGTTCCTTGTCGCGGAAGCGGTCGGGAAGAAAAAATTCGCGCGCGGCATATTGATATGCAAAAGCGGGATAGGCATGTCGATAGTCGCTAACAAAGCCCGCGGCGTGAGGGCCGCCCTCGTCTACAATATCGAGGACGCGCGCTCCTCCCGCGAGCACAATGACGCGAACGTCATAGTCTTCGGCTCGAGATCGATGAACAATTATAAAGTGAAGAAGATATTGGACGTGTGGCTTTCGACGAGGAGGCTCGGCGGGAGGCACTTAAGGAGGGTAAAGCAGATATCCGACCTGGAGGCGTGTAAATGA
- a CDS encoding cytidine/deoxycytidylate deaminase family protein has product MAKKNTIRKRRPDWDEYFIGIAKLISERSTCLRRAVGALIVKNKRILTTGYNGTPSGITHCEVTGCLRDKLKVPSGERHELCRGLHAEQNAIIQAALHGVDIHGGTLYCTNQPCSICAKMLINAGIKEIIMESGYPDEMAKKFFEEAGVEIRMAKSGKKR; this is encoded by the coding sequence ATGGCTAAAAAAAATACAATAAGAAAGAGACGGCCGGACTGGGACGAATATTTCATCGGCATAGCGAAGCTCATCTCGGAGCGTTCCACATGCCTGAGGCGCGCGGTCGGCGCCTTGATCGTTAAGAATAAAAGGATACTTACCACCGGCTATAACGGGACGCCGAGCGGCATTACGCACTGCGAGGTTACGGGCTGCCTCAGGGACAAGCTCAAGGTCCCGTCGGGCGAGAGGCATGAGCTCTGCCGCGGCCTGCATGCGGAACAGAACGCCATAATCCAGGCGGCGCTCCACGGGGTCGATATACACGGCGGGACTCTCTATTGCACGAACCAGCCGTGCTCTATCTGCGCGAAGATGCTGATAAACGCCGGCATAAAAGAGATAATAATGGAATCGGGATATCCGGACGAGATGGCGAAGAAATTTTTTGAAGAGGCAGGCGTGGAGATAAGGATGGCCAAGTCGGGTAAGAAAAGATGA
- the purE gene encoding 5-(carboxyamino)imidazole ribonucleotide mutase gives MANPRIAVILGSDSDLPAMEEGLKVLKDFKVLFELKIMSAHRSPGLVHDFARSAEKKGIKVVIAAAGGAAHLAGVIASLTRLPVIGVPMETSSLNGMDSLFSTVQMPYGVPVATMAIGKSGARNASIFALQILALSDKKIAGELNAFKRRLEADVIAKNKKLKI, from the coding sequence ATGGCGAATCCAAGGATCGCGGTCATATTAGGTTCAGATTCAGACCTTCCGGCGATGGAAGAGGGGCTTAAGGTATTGAAGGATTTTAAAGTGCTTTTTGAGCTTAAAATAATGTCTGCCCACAGGAGCCCGGGCCTGGTGCATGATTTTGCGAGGTCGGCGGAGAAGAAAGGCATAAAGGTCGTAATAGCCGCCGCCGGCGGAGCCGCGCACCTGGCCGGAGTCATCGCGTCCCTGACTAGATTGCCGGTCATCGGAGTCCCGATGGAGACGAGCAGCCTTAACGGGATGGATTCCCTCTTCTCGACGGTGCAGATGCCTTACGGCGTCCCGGTCGCGACGATGGCGATAGGAAAATCAGGCGCGAGGAACGCTTCTATATTTGCGCTGCAGATCCTGGCCCTAAGCGACAAGAAGATCGCCGGGGAGCTCAACGCCTTCAAGAGAAGGCTTGAGGCCGACGTAATAGCGAAGAATAAAAAACTGAAGATATGA